In Kribbella amoyensis, the genomic stretch CTTGTCGGCCAGCTCCTTCGCCTGCTGCTCGCGCTCGTCGGCCAGCCGGGCCCGCAGCGCGGCGGACTCACGCTGGATCGCGGTGCGGATCTTCTCCGCCTCGTGCAGCGCGCCGTTCTTCAGCGTGCTGGCCTGGGACTCGGCGGTGAGCTGCAACTGCTCGGCCTTGCGGCGAGCGGCGGCGAGCACCTCGCCGGCCTCGGTCTCGGCGGTCCGGCGGATCTCGGCTGCGTCACCCTCCGCGGTGCGACGCATGCTGTCCGACTCGTTCAGCGCGACGGTCCGGATGTCCTCGGCCTCGCGGTCACCGGTGGACCGGGCCGCGGCCGCTTCCTTGGCCGCCGTGGCGCGCAGTTCCTCGGCCTCGCGCCGCGCCTCTTCCAGCGCCTCGGACGCCTGGTCCTGGGCGAGCCGGAGGATCTGCGCGGCCCGGTCGCCGAGCCCGGCGTACGACGGGTTCGCGCTCGCCTCGAGCTGGCGTTTGGCCTCCTCCAGCTGGCGCTGCAGCGGCGCCTGGTTCCCGGTCAGCTCGTCGACCTTGGCCCGGACCTCGGCGAGCTGTGCCTCCAGCGCCCGGACATAGTCGTCCACCGCGTGTTTGTCGTACCCCCGGCGTGCGACGGGGAAGCCCCCGGCGGCGGTCGCCGTACGGTCGAAGAACGGCAGGCTCGACTCGTCAGCCATCGCTGAATGTCCCTTCTGGCGGCTCGTGTGAATCCCCCAGCGTAAGCCTGTCAGAACTCAGGCCCACCCACCTAACCGGGAGTGCGATCGACACTACGCTCCGCCGGACCGGATCCCCACCACTCCCCAACCCCGGACGCGGCCCCGATCCACGCCTGCCGAGCGCGCGCGGACACCTCCGCGACCGGGTTGGTGAGTGGTGGGGATCCGCGGTCGCGCGGGTCAGCGGTTGCGGAAGCGGTTGATCTTGTCGACGTGGCGGGCGCGGAGTTGCTCGTCGCGGACGCCGAGGCCCTCGGTCGGGGCCAGGGTGAGGACGCCGACCTTGCCCTGGTGCAGGTTGCGATGCACGTCGTACGCCGCCTGGGCTGTCTCTTCCAGTGGGTACACCTTGCTCACGGTCGGGTGGATCATGCCCTTCGCGATCAGCCGGTTGGCCTCCCACGCCTCCCGGTAGTTGGCGAAGTGCGAGCCGATGATCCGCTTCAGGTTCATCCACAGGTACCGGTTGTCGTAGGAGTGCATGTACCCCGAGGTGGACGCGCAGGTGACGATCGTGCCGCCCTTGCGCGCGACGAAGGTGGACGCACCGAACGTCTCCCGGCCCGGGTGCTCGAAGACGATGTCCGGGTCGTCGCCGCCGGTCAGCTCGCGGATCCGGGCCCCGAGCCGCTTCCACTCCTTCTGGTCCTGGGTGTGCTCGTCGATCCAGAACCGGTACCCCTCCGCGGACCGGTCGATGATCAGCTCGGCGCCCATCGCCCGGCAGATCTCCGCCTTCTCCTCCGACGACACCACGCAGACCGGGACCGCGCCGCCGTTCAGCGCGAACTGGGTCGCGTACGAGCCGAGGCCGCCGGACGCGCCCCAGATCAGCACCACGTCGCCCTGCTTCATGTTCGCCCCGTTGGCCGACACCAGTTGCCGGTACGCCGTGCTGTTCACCAGGCCCGGCGAGGCGGCCTCCTCCCAGGTGAGGTGGCCCGGTTTCGGCATCAGCTGGTTCGACTTGACCAGGGCCAGCTCGGCCAGACCGCCGAAGTTGGTCTCGAACCCCCAGATCCGCTGCTCCGAGTCGAGCATCGTGTCGTTGTGCCCGTCGGGGGACTCCAGCTCGACCGACAGGCAGTGCGCGACCACCTCGTCGCCGGGCTTCCACGCGTTCACGCCCGGCCCGGTCCGCAGCACGACGCCGGCCAGGTCCGAGCCGACCACGTGGTACGGCAGGTCGTGGCGGGCGGTCAACGGCGAGAGTTTCCCGTACCGCTTGAGGAACGCGAACGTGGAGACCGGTTCGAAGATCGAGGTCCAGACCGTGTTGTAGTTGATCGCGCTCGCCATCACCGCGACCAGCGCCTCGCCCGGGCCGAGCTCGGGGGTCGGCACGTCGTCCAGGTGCAGGCTCTTGCGCGGGTCCTTCTCCTTGCTGGTCAGACCCTCGAACATGTCCGCCTCTTCGGCGTGCACGGTCATCCCGCGGTAGTGGTCCGGTACCTCCAGCCCGCCGACGGCGGCACTGTCACCGGCAAGGATCGCGTCGAGGATCTGCTTCACGTCAAAACCTCCAGGAACGGCGGTCGGGGTGAGCGGAATCTACCGACGAGTATGCCGTCCTGGCTGTGCCTTGTGACACAGTTCGCGGCCGTTGAGACGACCGTCACTTTTCCAGTCCACCGGGATCAGTGGTCTTATCGCGACGTTGGCTTTCGATGTCAGCGCAGGACGGCGTGCAGGCGGACCTGGGTCCCGCTGCCGCCGGAGCGCACCTGGACCAGGTCGCAGAGCTGGTTGGCCATCCAGACACCGCGGCCGCCGAGCCGGTCGGTGGGCGGCAGTACCCGGCCGACCAGCAGGTCGTCGATCCGGCCGTGGTCGGCGACGTCGCAGACCAGCATCCCGCCCTCGGCCCATAGCGACAGCCGCCCGCGGCCGCCGCCGAAGCGGATGCTGTTCGTGCAGATCTCGTGCAGCGCCAGGGTCAGGTCGTCCAGCCGGTCGCCGTCGAGACCGCGGGGCCGGGCCTGGGCTTCGAGGGTCTGCCGGATCTCGCCGAGGTCGGCCAGCCCGAACGGCATCCGGACCGCGCCGAGCGGAACCGGCGACAATGGCGTACAGAACGTCGTCGCGGCCGCGGCGCGGGTGGCGTCGGTCGACGGGTGCAGGCCGGCCGGATCGGCGTCGACCTTGGCCGAGTACGGGCAGCGCAGCCGGAACGACCGGGCTCGCCCGAAGGCCACGTTGAGCAGGAGTTCGTTCAGGATCGCCTCGTCCAGCTCGGCCGCGGACCGGCCCGGGTAGGCCGGCTCGCCGAGGCCGCGCAGCGGGATCCCCGGCGCCTGGTCGAGCAGGGCGCGCCAGAGCGGGATGATCCGGGCCGGATTGCGGCCGACGTCGGCGATGTCGACGTAGATCACCTGGTCCGCGCGTCGTCCCAGCGCGCCACGGAGCAGGTCGTTGCGGAGCTCCGGCAGGGCGGCGACGACGGTCTCACCGGCCGTCAGGCCGCGATGAAGGAACGGTGCCGCCTGGTCGAGGAAGTCGTCGTCGTCGGAATACACGAAGGCGTCGTGCTCGAACCCCACGGGCCCCTGCTGGCGAGAATCAGAAGCGCTGTCGATCAGCACCGCACCACAGTAACTCCGAGTCTCACCGGTGGTAACCGTCTGCGGATGGTTTTTGCGGCCGATTTCACCGTCTGTCAGCGAGCGGGCTGGACGAGTTCCACCAGGACGCCGCCGGCCGACTTCGGATGGACGAAGTTCACCCGCGATCCGGCCGTCCCTCGCTTCGGCTCCTCGTAGAGCAGTCGCGCGCCCCGGTCCCGCAGGGTCGCCGACACCGCGTCGAGGTCCCGGACCCGGTACGCGACCTGCTGGACGCCGGGGCCGTTGCGGTCCAGGAACTTCGCGATCGGGGAGTCCTCGGACAGCGGCGCGAGCAGCTGGATCGACGAACCGGAGTCGCCCACCGAGAGCATCGCCTCCCGGACGCCCTGCTCCTCGTTGACCTCCTCGTGCGCGACCGTCATCCCGAAGGTCTCCGCGTAGAACCGCACCGCCTCGTCGAAGTCGGCCACGGCGATGCCGACATGGTCGATGGCCTCGAACAAGGTCTCGGTGGCGGTCCGCTGCTCCATGCCGCCAGAGTGTCTCGTCCCCGGACGGAATGCCATCGAAAGTGGCCGATGCGACACTGGACGATCCGATGGCTTTGCAGAACGAGATGTACCGCCGGCTGCTCGGGCCCGGATGGGCGCGGGTCGACCCGGCACGGCTGGAATCGGCCGTCGGCGGCCGGGTGGTCCTGGTGACCGGTGCGTCGTCCGGGATCGGCGAGCGGACGGCCGAGTTGGTGGCCGCGGCCGGGGCGACGGTCCTGCTCGCGGCCCGGCGAGGTGATCGGCTGGCCGAGGTGGCCGAACGGATCGCGGCACGAGGCGGTACGGCGGTGCCGTACCCGGTCGACCTGGCTGATCCCGAGTCGGTGGATCGGCTGGTCGCCGGCGTGCTCGCGGAGCACGGCCGGGTGGACGTCGTGGTGAACAACGCGGGCAAGTCGATCCGCAGGTCGCTCGCCGACACCGTGGACCGGTTCCACGACGTGACCCGGACGAACGCGGTGAACTACCTCGGCCCGGTCCGGCTGCTGTCCGGCCTGCTCCCCGGAATGCGGGCCCAGGGCAACGGTCATGTCGTCAACGTGGGCACGCTGAACGTCGACCTCCCGCTCGCCGAGTGGGCCGTGTACAGCGCGTCCAAGTCCGCGTTCGAGGCCTGGCTGCGGTGCGTGGCCCCGGAGATCCGCGTCGACGGGGTGGCGACCACCTCGATCCACTTCGGCCTGGTCCACACGCCGATGAGCGCGCCGACGTACCACCCACGGGTCCCCGGGCTGACCGCGGAGGCGGCGGCGGAGGTGATCGGGCGCGCGCTGGTCCGCCGGCCGCGGCTGCTGGTGCCGTGGTGGGCACGACCGGCGGCGGCGCTCGCTAACGTTGCCCAGGGCCCCTATGAGGCGGCCCAGGCCCGGGTGCTCCGGATGCTGCGGAGCCGGTGATGCGACGCGCGGCGGCGGTGGACGTGACCGTGGGCCTGACGCGGCTGCTCGGTGCCGTCCCGGTTTGGCGGCCTGGTGTGCAAAGCGTTCTCCGCCGGGACGGGCTGACCTTCAGCGCGTTGGTCGGGATCGCGGCCCGACGCCGTCCGGAGGAGACCGCGATCGTCGACGCGCAAGGACCGGTGAGTTGTGCGGAGCTGGACGACTTGGTCGATCGCCGGGCCGCGGAGATCGACGAACCGCGGTGGACGGTGAACGAGCCGGACTCGCGCTCGTTCGTCGTCGAGGTCGCCGCCGGACTGCGCGGGAACGCCGATGTGGTGCTGCTCGATCCACGGACCCCGGCGCCCCAGGTAGAGCTGGGACCGAGGCGCGGAAAACGGGGCCAGGTCATCCTGCTCACGTCGGGGAGTACGGGGACCGCGAAGGGTGTCGAACGCGGGGGAGTGCGGTCGACGCAGGGGATCCCGGTGAGCACGCTGGTCCGGCGGCTGCCGTTGCGGTCGGGGTCGCCGTTGGTGGTGACGCCGCCGTTGTTCCACGGGTTCGGGTTCGGGTTCCTCGCGGTGGGGCTGGCTTTCGGGATGCCGGTGGTGCTGCTGCGGGACCCGGCCGAGGTGGCGGACTACGTCGGTACGCATCCCGGCTGCGTCCTCGTCGGCGTACCGCCCGTGCTGGCCAAGATCGAGCGGGCGGGTGGTCGCGCCGAGCCGGCGGCCGTGGTCAGCGGGGCCGGGATGCTGCATCCCGCCGTCGCGGCGCGGCTGGTCTCGGCGTACGGGCCGGTGCTGTTCAACCTGTACGGGTCGAGCGAGGACGGCTGGTCGACGATCGCGACCCCGGACGACCTCGCGGCGGCGCCCGGGACGATCGGGCGACCCGCGGCCGGGATCCGGGTCGCCGTCCTCGACGAGGCCGGAAACCCTTTGCGGGCAGGGGAGATCGGGCACCTGTGCATCGCGAGCCGGCTGGAGTTCGCCCAGTACGCCGGGGGCGGACGGCGCGCGCGGCTCGGCGGGATGGCGGACTCCGGCGACCTCGGGTACCAGGACACGGCCGGGCGGTTCTTCGTGGCCGGGCGGTCCGACGCGATGGTCGTGACCGGTGGCGAGAACGTCTTCCCGGCCGAGGTGGAGGACGTGCTGCTGGCCCATCCCGCGATCGCGGAGGCGCGGGTGGACGGCGTACCGGACGAGGAGTACGGGACCCGGCTGGCGGCGTCGGTGGTGCTGCGATCGCCCGTGGACGTGGACGAGTTGCTCGCTTACGCGCGGACCAGGTTGCCCCGCCACAAGGTGCCGCGGTCGGTGCGCTGCGTGGCCGTGGTGCCGATCACCTCGACCGGCAAACCGGCGCGGCGTGTGACCTGATCGACAGGCGCGTACCAGTGTCCCCGCAGGTATCGTGACAAACATGTCTGACGCCGCGCGTAGTTCGCAGAACGAAACCGTCATCGTCGCCGGTGCGCGAACCCCGATCGGGCGGCTGCTGGGTGGCCTCAAGGGCTTCACCGGCGCCGAGCTCGGGGGCTTCGCCATCCAGGGCGCGCTGGCCAAGGCCGGCCTCGCGCCGGACCAGGTCGAGTACGTGATCATGGGCCAGGTCCTGCAGGCCGGCGGCGGCCAGATCACCGCCCGCCAGGCCGCGGTCAAGGGCGGCATCCCGATGAACGTCCCCGCCATCACCGTCAACAAGGTCTGCCTGTCCGGGCTGAACGCGATCGCGCTGGCGTCGCAGCTGATCCGGGCCGGCGAGTACGACATCGTGGTGGCCGGCGGGATGGAGTCGATGACGAACGCGCCGCACCTGCTGCCGAAGTCGCGCGAGGGCTTCAAGTACGGCGACACCGCGCTGGTCGACTCGATGGCCTACGACGGGCTCTGGGACGCGTTCACCGACCAGGCGATGGGATCGCTGACCGACCAGGCGAACGCGGACGGTCTGCGGCTGACCCGCGAGGAGCAGGACCAGTTCAGCGCCCGGTCGCACCAGCTGGCCGCGGAAGCCTGGAAGAACGGCGTCTTCGCCGACGAGGTGGTCCCGGTCGAGGTCCCGCAGCGCAAGGGCGACCCGCTCGTCGTCGACACCGACGAGGGCATTCGCGGCGACACCACCGTGGACTCGCTGGCCAAGCTGCGGCCCGCGTTCGGCAAGGACGGCACGATCACGGCCGGTTCGGCCTCGCAGATCTCCGACGGCGGCTGTGCCGTGGTCGTGATGAGCAAGGCGAAGGCACAGGAGCTCGGGCTCAGCTGGATCGCCGAGATCGGCGCGCACGGCTCCGTCTCCGGCCCGGACTCGTCGCTGCAGAGCCAGCCGGCCAACGCGATCGTGAAGGCCTGCGCCAAGGAGGGCATCGACCCGGCCACGCTCGACCTGGTCGAGATCAACGAGGCGTTCGCCGCGGTCGGCATCGCCAGTGGCCGCGAGCTCAACCTGGATCAGGACAAGGTGAACGTGAACGGCG encodes the following:
- a CDS encoding SDR family NAD(P)-dependent oxidoreductase, with protein sequence MALQNEMYRRLLGPGWARVDPARLESAVGGRVVLVTGASSGIGERTAELVAAAGATVLLAARRGDRLAEVAERIAARGGTAVPYPVDLADPESVDRLVAGVLAEHGRVDVVVNNAGKSIRRSLADTVDRFHDVTRTNAVNYLGPVRLLSGLLPGMRAQGNGHVVNVGTLNVDLPLAEWAVYSASKSAFEAWLRCVAPEIRVDGVATTSIHFGLVHTPMSAPTYHPRVPGLTAEAAAEVIGRALVRRPRLLVPWWARPAAALANVAQGPYEAAQARVLRMLRSR
- a CDS encoding AMP-binding protein — protein: MRRAAAVDVTVGLTRLLGAVPVWRPGVQSVLRRDGLTFSALVGIAARRRPEETAIVDAQGPVSCAELDDLVDRRAAEIDEPRWTVNEPDSRSFVVEVAAGLRGNADVVLLDPRTPAPQVELGPRRGKRGQVILLTSGSTGTAKGVERGGVRSTQGIPVSTLVRRLPLRSGSPLVVTPPLFHGFGFGFLAVGLAFGMPVVLLRDPAEVADYVGTHPGCVLVGVPPVLAKIERAGGRAEPAAVVSGAGMLHPAVAARLVSAYGPVLFNLYGSSEDGWSTIATPDDLAAAPGTIGRPAAGIRVAVLDEAGNPLRAGEIGHLCIASRLEFAQYAGGGRRARLGGMADSGDLGYQDTAGRFFVAGRSDAMVVTGGENVFPAEVEDVLLAHPAIAEARVDGVPDEEYGTRLAASVVLRSPVDVDELLAYARTRLPRHKVPRSVRCVAVVPITSTGKPARRVT
- a CDS encoding sensor histidine kinase gives rise to the protein MGFEHDAFVYSDDDDFLDQAAPFLHRGLTAGETVVAALPELRNDLLRGALGRRADQVIYVDIADVGRNPARIIPLWRALLDQAPGIPLRGLGEPAYPGRSAAELDEAILNELLLNVAFGRARSFRLRCPYSAKVDADPAGLHPSTDATRAAAATTFCTPLSPVPLGAVRMPFGLADLGEIRQTLEAQARPRGLDGDRLDDLTLALHEICTNSIRFGGGRGRLSLWAEGGMLVCDVADHGRIDDLLVGRVLPPTDRLGGRGVWMANQLCDLVQVRSGGSGTQVRLHAVLR
- a CDS encoding acetyl-CoA C-acetyltransferase, yielding MSDAARSSQNETVIVAGARTPIGRLLGGLKGFTGAELGGFAIQGALAKAGLAPDQVEYVIMGQVLQAGGGQITARQAAVKGGIPMNVPAITVNKVCLSGLNAIALASQLIRAGEYDIVVAGGMESMTNAPHLLPKSREGFKYGDTALVDSMAYDGLWDAFTDQAMGSLTDQANADGLRLTREEQDQFSARSHQLAAEAWKNGVFADEVVPVEVPQRKGDPLVVDTDEGIRGDTTVDSLAKLRPAFGKDGTITAGSASQISDGGCAVVVMSKAKAQELGLSWIAEIGAHGSVSGPDSSLQSQPANAIVKACAKEGIDPATLDLVEINEAFAAVGIASGRELNLDQDKVNVNGGAIALGHPIGMSGARLVLHLALELQRRGGGVGAAALCGGGGQGDALIVKVPTAG
- the mce gene encoding methylmalonyl-CoA epimerase produces the protein MEQRTATETLFEAIDHVGIAVADFDEAVRFYAETFGMTVAHEEVNEEQGVREAMLSVGDSGSSIQLLAPLSEDSPIAKFLDRNGPGVQQVAYRVRDLDAVSATLRDRGARLLYEEPKRGTAGSRVNFVHPKSAGGVLVELVQPAR
- the ccrA gene encoding crotonyl-CoA carboxylase/reductase codes for the protein MKQILDAILAGDSAAVGGLEVPDHYRGMTVHAEEADMFEGLTSKEKDPRKSLHLDDVPTPELGPGEALVAVMASAINYNTVWTSIFEPVSTFAFLKRYGKLSPLTARHDLPYHVVGSDLAGVVLRTGPGVNAWKPGDEVVAHCLSVELESPDGHNDTMLDSEQRIWGFETNFGGLAELALVKSNQLMPKPGHLTWEEAASPGLVNSTAYRQLVSANGANMKQGDVVLIWGASGGLGSYATQFALNGGAVPVCVVSSEEKAEICRAMGAELIIDRSAEGYRFWIDEHTQDQKEWKRLGARIRELTGGDDPDIVFEHPGRETFGASTFVARKGGTIVTCASTSGYMHSYDNRYLWMNLKRIIGSHFANYREAWEANRLIAKGMIHPTVSKVYPLEETAQAAYDVHRNLHQGKVGVLTLAPTEGLGVRDEQLRARHVDKINRFRNR